Proteins co-encoded in one Garra rufa chromosome 7, GarRuf1.0, whole genome shotgun sequence genomic window:
- the abhd14a gene encoding protein ABHD14A isoform X2: MNFFRNRLVVLGLVLLATVLLYLLLPSMRQGSMEPSLEVQQRMGLIGASPPPPPPNSINITVRTGQLPGDPPLFFREALPVDSAGRQIVPRLQMVLLHGQAFTSKTWEELGTLSLLASNGYQALALDLPGFGNSPDSESVKSDQSRVDLLKRFLEALGVLAPVLLSPSMSGHYALPFLQKHSAQLHGFVPIAPVGTRGITPQQYRDIQTPTLIIYGELDTNLGAQSHKNLIQLPHHTVVKLVGARHACYMDKPREFHRALLDFLSKLE, encoded by the exons ATGAATTTCTTTCGCAACCGTCTGGTGGTTTTGGGGCTGGTGTTACTGGCCACAGTGCTTCTGTATCTGCTACTGCCCTCCATGCGGCAGGGGAGCATGGAGCCGTCTCTGGAGGTGCAGCAGCGGATGGGGCTGATCGGCGCCTCTCCTCCTCCGCCGCCGCCGAACAGCATCAACATCACGGTCAGAACCGGACAACTGCCCGGAGACCCGCCGCTCTTCTTCAGGGAGGCTCTGCCTGTGGACAGTGCTGGACGACAGATAGTGCCCAG GCTGCAGATGGTGCTTCTGCATGGTCAGGCCTTCACCTCTAAGACTTGGGAGGAGTTGGGCACCCTCAGCCTGCTGGCATCCAATGGGTACCAAGCCCTTGCTCTCGACCTGCCTG GTTTTGGGAATTCTCCGGACTCAGAGTCGGTAAAGTCAGATCAGAGCCGTGTAGACCTGCTAAAGCGCTTTTTGGAAGCTCTGGGTGTGCTAGCGCCGGTTTTATTGAGCCCGTCTATGAGCGGCCATTATGCCCTGCCGTTCCTCCAGAAACACAGTGCCCAGCTGCATGGCTTTGTGCCCATCGCCCCTGTGGGCACACGTGGCATCACCCCTCAGCAGTACCGCGACATCCAG ACTCCTACACTGATCATATATGGAGAGCTAGACACCAATCTGGGCGCCCAATCACATAAGAACCTGATTCAGCTGCCTCATCACACTGTGGTGAAGCTAGTGGGAGCGCGACACGCCTGTTACATGGACAAACCCCGCGAGTTCCACCGCGCTCTGCTCGACTTCCTCAGCAAACTCGAATGA
- the mfsd14a1 gene encoding MFSD14 family MFS transporter: MTQKKKKRVNRSLLLAKKIIIKDGGTPQGFGSPSVYHAVIVIFLEFFAWGLLTAPTLGALHETFPKHTFLMNGLVQGVKGLLSFLSAPLIGALSDVWGRKSFLLLTVFFTCAPIPLLKISPWWYFAIISVSGVFAVTFSVIFAYVADITQEHERSMAYGMVSATFAASLVISPAIGAYLSQVYGDSLVVVLASAIAMLDICFILVAVPESLPEKMRPASWGAPISWEQADPFASLRKVGQDSTVLLICITVFLSYLPEAGQYSSFFLYLQQIMGFSPESVAAFIAVLGLLSIVAQTVVLSLLMRSIGNKNTILLGLGFQILQLAWYGFGSEPWMMWAAGAVAAMSSITFPAVSALISRTADPDQQGVGQGMVTGIRGLCNGLGPALYGFIFYIFHVELDQVPEKEPDVTHHRDHHQQSAIIPGPPFLFGACSVLLALLVALFIPEHPHMGSRAGSWKKHTSPHGHPHSPHPPGEAKEPLLQDTNV, from the exons ATGACCCAGAAAAAGAAGAAGCGAGTGAATCGCAGTTTGTTACTGGCGAAGAAAATCATAATCAAGGATGGAGGAACG CCTCAAGGCTTTGGTTCCCCCAGCGTTTATCACGCAGTCATCGTCATATTTCTGGAGTTCTTCGCTTGGGGTTTGCTGACAGCACCTACTTTGGGA GCTCTTCACGAAACATTCCCGAAACACACGTTTCTCATGAATGGCTTGGTTCAGGGCGTCAAG gGTCTGCTGTCGTTTTTAAGCGCTCCTCTGATTGGTGCTCTGTCTGATGTGTGGGGAAGGAAGTCGTTTCTTTTACTCACCGTGTTCTTCACGTGTGCACCAATTCCTTTATTGAAGATCAGCCCGTG GTGGTACTTTGCCATTATCTCTGTATCTGGAGTGTTTGCCGTCACCTTCTCGGTTATATTCGCCTACGTGGCCGACATCACCCAAGAGCATGAGCGCAGTATGGCTTACGGCATG GTCTCAGCCACGTTTGCGGCGAGTCTGGTGATAAGTCCAGCCATCGGTGCATATCTAAGTCAGGTCTATGGAGACAGTCTGGTAGTGGTTTTAGCTTCGGCCATCGCTATGCTGGACATCTGCTTCATCCTGGTGGCCGTGCCCGAATCGCTGCCGGAAAAGATGAGACCGGCTTCCTGGGGCGCCCCCATCTCATGGGAACAAGCAGACCCCTTCGCT TCTCTGAGGAAGGTGGGTCAGGACTCGACGGTTCTGCTCATCTGTATAACAGTGTTCCTGTCATATCTGCCTGAGGCTGGTCAATACTCCAGCTTCTTCCTCTATCTGCAACAG ATAATGGGATTTTCACCTGAAAGTGTCGCAGCTTTCATCGCTGTTCTAGGATTGCTGTCTATTGTTGCACAG ACTGTAGTATTAAGTTTACTAATGCGTTCAATTGGGAACAAGAACACAATTTTGCTGGGATTGGGATTTCAGATTCTGCAACTCGCCTGGTACGGGTTCGGATCGGAGCCTTG GATGATGTGGGCAGCTGGAGCCGTTGCCGCCATGTCTAGCATCACTTTCCCTGCCGTTAGCGCCCTGATTTCCCGCACAGCCGATCCGGATCAACAAG GTGTGGGTCAGGGTATGGTTACGGGAATCCGCGGGCTGTGTAACGGTTTGGGTCCGGCCCTCTACGGTTTCATCTTCTACATCTTTCATGTGGAGTTGGACCAAGTTCCAGAGAAAGAACCGGATGTCACACATCACCGTGATCACCACCAACAG AGTGCAATAATCCCAGGACCGCCGTTCCTCTTTGGCGCATGTTCTGTGCTGCTGGCGCTCCTGGTGGCGCTCTTTATTCCCGAACACCCCCATATGGGCTCTCGTGCGGGCAGCTGGAAGAAGCACACATCACCCCACGGCCACCCGCACAGTCCCCATCCACCTGGAGAGGCCAAAGAGCCCCTCCTACAGGACACTAATGTGTGA
- the abhd14a gene encoding protein ABHD14A isoform X1: MQTMNFFRNRLVVLGLVLLATVLLYLLLPSMRQGSMEPSLEVQQRMGLIGASPPPPPPNSINITVRTGQLPGDPPLFFREALPVDSAGRQIVPRLQMVLLHGQAFTSKTWEELGTLSLLASNGYQALALDLPGFGNSPDSESVKSDQSRVDLLKRFLEALGVLAPVLLSPSMSGHYALPFLQKHSAQLHGFVPIAPVGTRGITPQQYRDIQTPTLIIYGELDTNLGAQSHKNLIQLPHHTVVKLVGARHACYMDKPREFHRALLDFLSKLE, encoded by the exons ATGCAGACGATGAATTTCTTTCGCAACCGTCTGGTGGTTTTGGGGCTGGTGTTACTGGCCACAGTGCTTCTGTATCTGCTACTGCCCTCCATGCGGCAGGGGAGCATGGAGCCGTCTCTGGAGGTGCAGCAGCGGATGGGGCTGATCGGCGCCTCTCCTCCTCCGCCGCCGCCGAACAGCATCAACATCACGGTCAGAACCGGACAACTGCCCGGAGACCCGCCGCTCTTCTTCAGGGAGGCTCTGCCTGTGGACAGTGCTGGACGACAGATAGTGCCCAG GCTGCAGATGGTGCTTCTGCATGGTCAGGCCTTCACCTCTAAGACTTGGGAGGAGTTGGGCACCCTCAGCCTGCTGGCATCCAATGGGTACCAAGCCCTTGCTCTCGACCTGCCTG GTTTTGGGAATTCTCCGGACTCAGAGTCGGTAAAGTCAGATCAGAGCCGTGTAGACCTGCTAAAGCGCTTTTTGGAAGCTCTGGGTGTGCTAGCGCCGGTTTTATTGAGCCCGTCTATGAGCGGCCATTATGCCCTGCCGTTCCTCCAGAAACACAGTGCCCAGCTGCATGGCTTTGTGCCCATCGCCCCTGTGGGCACACGTGGCATCACCCCTCAGCAGTACCGCGACATCCAG ACTCCTACACTGATCATATATGGAGAGCTAGACACCAATCTGGGCGCCCAATCACATAAGAACCTGATTCAGCTGCCTCATCACACTGTGGTGAAGCTAGTGGGAGCGCGACACGCCTGTTACATGGACAAACCCCGCGAGTTCCACCGCGCTCTGCTCGACTTCCTCAGCAAACTCGAATGA